Proteins from a genomic interval of Tissierellales bacterium:
- a CDS encoding GNAT family N-acetyltransferase, translated as MEGPRATSKEEFKEVINLINDVFRISGNHKPTMKEEFPLLLNEDNSDNMRIILDEGRPVSAVNYLREDIFIEGSKIKAASIGAVCTAAEYRGNGYSSLILDDVERKMKEEHVDIVLISGTRSLYTRRNCIMLQNFYKCMSYPKQDETIELLEYDEKYLKNMMELYNRQSTRYYRSFDDFNALIMSATIPWGDFSYKKYVIVKNGEFVGYIVLRIIDGNSKYGQVIESLGDKNMINAALKSLAFELGVESIQSYIHVNEKHADSFDSKKLDYLEGTLKIINFVSLMENLRSYFLQYVPNSIGENIVFIEDEGRYIIKLKDEILEIDNLEKITKLVFEGKKDGITGIDDVQSIEMFIDRVFPIPFVWTANLNYQ; from the coding sequence ATGGAAGGACCTAGAGCGACGAGTAAAGAGGAATTCAAGGAAGTGATTAATCTTATAAATGATGTTTTCAGAATATCAGGCAATCATAAGCCAACAATGAAAGAAGAATTTCCACTTCTGCTAAACGAAGATAATAGTGACAATATGAGAATTATACTAGATGAAGGTAGACCTGTTTCTGCAGTGAACTATCTGCGTGAGGATATTTTCATAGAAGGAAGTAAAATAAAAGCAGCATCTATAGGAGCAGTTTGCACAGCTGCTGAATATAGGGGAAATGGTTATTCATCACTTATACTAGATGATGTGGAGCGTAAAATGAAAGAAGAACATGTGGATATAGTTTTGATATCTGGAACGAGAAGTCTTTATACGAGAAGAAATTGTATTATGCTCCAAAATTTTTATAAGTGTATGAGTTATCCAAAACAGGATGAAACTATTGAATTATTAGAGTATGATGAAAAATACTTGAAGAATATGATGGAGCTTTATAATAGACAATCAACTAGATATTATAGGTCATTTGATGATTTTAATGCGCTAATAATGTCTGCAACTATACCATGGGGGGATTTTTCATATAAGAAATACGTGATAGTTAAAAACGGCGAATTTGTAGGATATATAGTGCTTAGAATAATTGACGGCAATTCTAAATATGGACAAGTGATAGAATCACTAGGTGATAAAAATATGATAAATGCAGCACTAAAGAGTTTGGCTTTTGAATTAGGAGTTGAGAGTATACAATCATATATTCATGTGAATGAAAAACATGCTGATAGTTTTGATAGCAAAAAATTAGATTATTTAGAAGGTACATTGAAAATTATTAATTTTGTTTCGCTTATGGAAAATTTGAGGAGTTATTTTTTGCAATATGTTCCAAATAGTATTGGGGAAAACATAGTATTCATTGAAGATGAAGGCAGATATATCATTAAATTAAAAGATGAAATATTAGAAATAGATAATCTAGAAAAAATTACAAAGCTTGTATTTGAAGGGAAAAAGGATGGTATTACAGGAATTGATGATGTTCAATCAATAGAAATGTTTATAGATAGAGTGTTCCCGATACCATTTGTGTGGACGGCTAATTTGAATTATCAATAG
- a CDS encoding DUF4091 domain-containing protein has product MIDLQYGLFNSSYRHIRCERLDESIFENKKFEFNVAREEKFACQMMMFCKEEFYCFLDSANLSWKGMQNRVRIEIDCEKLSRKDLRIYFEGYVNDDSGKLVADPILKKRGQLIEAEIGQMFWIEGKIPNDFADNNLNFDIKMYFQQGYDDEVLMASAKIDINVSDVVLKPLNQSDFFLDLWQHPSNWARMYELELWSDEHFRIIENNLRELASMGQKVAMVIVSEMPWAGQSCYKFSKNASNLFEYNIVDVFKDEDGNIDCDFKNFDRYIDMCFKLGIDREIDLYGLLGVWGGRDFGNPLADYKDAIRVRYFDRNDGVYKYINSKYELKQYVSKLFNHIIENGWWNITRLASDEPASPDIFDSCVEFLNSSIENDNIKMKAAVCHKEFIDEYKDKDCDLSLYLGLILDNKYEIKNLRNKLNKDGKKLTWYLMCVPNFPNNFIDSPPIESRVVGWYTYYFGVNGFLRWDYAIWPKEPLNNPSYKFPHWKAGDMFFVYPGKDGKPMSSLRWENLRFGIQDHQLLLLGEEKLGGKEYVDENLLSKLLGNIDDMRMNSFLDMDMNYSLNYSDYEKIRSKIFDLK; this is encoded by the coding sequence ATGATAGATTTACAATATGGATTATTCAATTCTTCATATAGGCATATTAGGTGTGAAAGACTAGACGAGTCAATTTTTGAGAATAAAAAATTTGAATTTAATGTAGCAAGAGAGGAAAAGTTTGCATGTCAGATGATGATGTTTTGCAAAGAAGAATTTTATTGCTTTTTAGATAGCGCAAATTTGAGCTGGAAAGGTATGCAGAATAGAGTTAGGATAGAGATAGATTGTGAGAAGCTTTCTAGAAAAGATTTAAGAATATACTTCGAGGGATATGTTAATGATGACAGCGGAAAATTGGTAGCAGATCCTATTTTGAAAAAGAGAGGTCAATTAATAGAAGCTGAGATTGGACAGATGTTTTGGATTGAGGGGAAAATACCAAATGATTTTGCAGACAATAATTTAAATTTTGATATTAAAATGTATTTTCAGCAGGGTTATGATGATGAGGTTCTAATGGCATCTGCTAAAATAGATATAAATGTGAGTGATGTGGTTTTGAAGCCACTAAATCAAAGTGATTTTTTCTTGGATTTATGGCAACATCCATCTAATTGGGCACGTATGTATGAATTAGAGCTTTGGTCAGATGAACATTTTAGGATTATCGAGAATAACTTGAGAGAATTAGCATCTATGGGACAAAAAGTTGCCATGGTTATAGTATCAGAGATGCCTTGGGCAGGACAGTCATGTTATAAGTTTTCTAAAAATGCATCAAATCTTTTTGAGTATAATATAGTAGATGTATTTAAAGATGAAGATGGAAATATTGATTGTGATTTCAAAAACTTCGACAGGTATATAGATATGTGTTTTAAACTCGGAATTGATAGAGAAATTGACTTATATGGGCTTTTAGGTGTCTGGGGAGGTAGAGACTTTGGAAATCCTTTAGCTGATTACAAGGATGCTATAAGAGTAAGGTATTTTGATAGAAACGATGGTGTTTACAAATATATTAATAGCAAGTATGAATTAAAGCAATATGTTTCAAAGTTGTTTAATCATATTATTGAAAATGGATGGTGGAATATTACTAGACTTGCAAGTGATGAACCTGCTAGCCCTGATATTTTTGATAGCTGTGTGGAGTTTTTAAATAGCAGTATTGAAAATGATAATATAAAAATGAAAGCAGCAGTTTGCCATAAAGAATTCATAGATGAATACAAGGATAAAGATTGTGATTTGAGTTTGTATTTAGGATTAATTTTGGATAATAAGTATGAGATAAAGAATCTAAGAAATAAGCTCAATAAAGATGGGAAAAAATTGACGTGGTATTTGATGTGTGTACCGAATTTTCCAAACAATTTTATAGATTCACCGCCAATTGAAAGTAGAGTAGTTGGTTGGTATACTTATTATTTTGGAGTGAATGGATTTTTGAGGTGGGATTATGCTATTTGGCCAAAGGAACCATTAAATAATCCAAGCTACAAATTTCCGCACTGGAAAGCTGGAGATATGTTTTTTGTTTATCCTGGTAAGGATGGAAAGCCGATGAGTTCACTCAGATGGGAGAACCTTAGATTTGGAATTCAAGATCATCAATTGCTATTATTGGGGGAAGAGAAACTTGGTGGTAAAGAGTATGTGGATGAAAATTTGCTCTCAAAACTTTTAGGAAATATTGATGATATGAGGATGAATTCATTTTTGGATATGGATATGAATTATTCATTAAATTATAGTGATTATGAGAAAATACGAAGTAAGATTTTTGATTTGAAGTAG
- a CDS encoding GGDEF domain-containing protein, whose translation MNSINVAVRIDLLMYSLILNVVMFVYVQAQYRRKEYPERLFQGALFTVSLLIVAEAISWMTAEIGNSAQIPMHYWSNAIYLCFIPLPGCVGLIYLDYRIYGDKELNKKRIKYYMMPMYLSTVSVIYNFIAPGSLFYIDAQNHYHRGFYVYGSAFVMYGFMLVVAIFFYKDKKRMTARIFKAVGLYFTAPIVGIALQMKMYGTTFSMPFHTLGLFFIFLLLERDEMMRDSLTYLYTRHNFEIRLEDKLKRLEAFTLVLVDLNDFKKINDTYGHVEGDKVLQIVSEILLKCTSVEDLVCRYGGDEFIMLIDFQNDIGNQLKKRINRELKKYNNSNDKYDIELSYGQLFVGEDDKLTKEQLIAEVDCRMYSDKQKCKKQKN comes from the coding sequence ATGAATTCAATAAATGTAGCTGTACGAATTGATTTGTTGATGTATTCATTGATATTGAATGTAGTGATGTTTGTATATGTTCAAGCACAGTATAGAAGAAAGGAGTATCCAGAGAGGTTGTTTCAGGGTGCTCTTTTTACAGTATCGTTATTGATAGTGGCGGAGGCTATTTCTTGGATGACCGCAGAAATAGGTAATTCAGCACAAATACCAATGCATTATTGGAGTAATGCTATATATTTATGTTTTATACCATTACCTGGATGTGTCGGTCTTATTTATCTAGATTATAGAATATATGGTGATAAAGAATTGAATAAGAAAAGGATTAAGTACTATATGATGCCAATGTATCTAAGTACAGTGTCAGTTATTTATAATTTTATCGCGCCAGGGTCGTTATTTTATATAGATGCACAAAATCATTATCATAGAGGCTTTTATGTTTATGGAAGTGCTTTTGTAATGTATGGATTTATGCTAGTTGTGGCAATATTTTTTTATAAAGATAAAAAGAGGATGACTGCCAGGATATTTAAAGCTGTGGGACTCTATTTTACAGCGCCAATTGTGGGAATAGCGCTTCAAATGAAGATGTATGGAACTACATTTTCAATGCCATTTCACACATTAGGTCTATTTTTTATATTTTTATTATTGGAGAGAGACGAAATGATGCGTGATTCTTTGACATATTTATATACAAGACATAACTTTGAAATTAGATTGGAAGATAAGTTGAAACGATTAGAAGCATTTACGCTTGTATTAGTTGATTTGAATGATTTCAAAAAGATTAACGATACTTATGGGCATGTAGAGGGAGACAAAGTTTTACAAATTGTTTCAGAAATACTACTTAAATGCACTAGTGTAGAAGATTTGGTTTGTAGATATGGCGGCGATGAGTTTATTATGTTGATAGATTTTCAGAATGATATAGGAAATCAATTAAAGAAGAGAATTAATCGGGAATTAAAAAAATATAATAATTCTAATGATAAATACGATATAGAACTGAGTTATGGACAATTATTTGTTGGAGAAGATGATAAACTTACTAAAGAACAATTAATAGCTGAAGTTGATTGCAGAATGTATTCAGATAAACAAAAATGTAAAAAACAAAAAAATTAA